In the Pygocentrus nattereri isolate fPygNat1 chromosome 19, fPygNat1.pri, whole genome shotgun sequence genome, one interval contains:
- the grk7a gene encoding rhodopsin kinase grk7a has product MCDMGALDNLVANTAYLKAQGGDDKEMKKRRRSLSLPKAEQCTSVRASVEKDFESICEQQPIGQKLFRQYLSKALPEYMAAAQFLDELNDWNLSEGAAKDKARTNIINKFCKEGSKSFLSYLTGDALAKCKAVSDKDFEEVMMGKVKDATREFLKGKPFTDYQSSPFFDKFLQWKEYEKQPITEKYFYEFRTLGKGGFGEVCAVQVKNTGQMYACKKLCKKRLKKKHGEKMALLEKKILEKVNSLFIVSLAYAFDTKTHLCLVMTLMNGGDLKYHIYHMGEKGIEMNRIIYYTAQIVTGIQHLHAMNIVYRDMKPENVLLDSQGQCRLSDLGLAIEIPNGKTSTQKAGTGAYMAPEILTEIPYRTSVDWWALGVSIFEMVAGYTPFKGPDSKKEKVEKEEVQRRIINEEPKFEHKNFDAATKDIIQQFLKKKIDERLGCKGDDPRKHEWFKSINFPRLEAGLITPPWQPKPNVVYAKDTGDIAEFSDIRGIEFDAKDEKFFKEFGTGAVPIPWQEEMINTGLFDELNDPNRKESSAGLDGDQKSGTCTLL; this is encoded by the exons ATGTGTGACATGGGGGCACTCGATAACCTGGTGGCCAATACGGCCTACCTGAAAGCCCAAGGCGGGGACGACAAGGAAATGAAGAAACGGCGCCGGAGCTTGTCCCTGCCCAAAGCCGAGCAGTGCACGTCCGTCAGGGCGAGCGTGGAGAAGGACTTTGAGTCCATTTGTGAACAGCAGCCCATCGGACAGAAGCTTTTCAGGCAGTACCTGAGCAAAGCTTTACCCGAATACATGGCTGCTGCGCAGTTCCTGGATGAACTGAATGACTGGAACCTGTCCGAAGGTGCCGCCAAGGACAAGGCCCGGACCAACATCATCAACAAGTTCTGCAAAGAAGGATCCAAGAGTTTCCTGTCCTACCTGACTGGAGACGCGCTGGCTAAGTGCAAGGCTGTCTCGGACAAGGACTTTGAAGAAGTGATGATGGGCAAAGTGAAAGATGCAACACGGGAGTTCCTCAAAGGCAAGCCCTTCACGGATTACCAGAGCAGCCCTTTCTTCGACAAGTTTCTGCAGTGGAAGGAGTACGAGAAGCAGCCCATCACTGAGAAATACTTCTATGAGTTCAGGACGCTTGGAAAGGGTGGATTTGGAGAG GTATGTGCTGTGCAAGTCAAGAACACTGGCCAGATGTACGCCTGCAAGAAGCTGTGCAAGAAGCGTCTGAAGAAAAAGCATGGTGAAAAAATGGCTCTGCTGGAGAAGAAGATCTTGGAAAAAGTCAATAGCCTTTTCATAGTAAGCCTGGCCTACGCTTTCGACACCAAGACCCACCTGTGTTTGGTCATGACCTTGATGAATGGCGGTGATCTTAAGTACCACATTTACCACATGGGGGAGAAGGGAATCGAGATGAACCGGATCATTTACTACACCGCCCAGATCGTTACTGGCATCCAGCATCTGCATGCCATGAACATCGTGTACCGTGACATGAAGCCCGAGAACGTTCTCCTGGACAGCCAGGGCCAGTGCCGTCTCTCTGACCTTGGTCTGGCTATTGAGATTCCAAATGGAAAAACGTCCACCCAGAAG GCCGGTACAGGAGCTTACATGGCTCCTGAGATCCTGACTGAAATCCCATACCGGACGTCAGTCGACTGGTGGGCTCTGGGGGTCAGTATCTTTGAGATGGTGGCCGGCTACACCCCCTTCAAAGGTCCAGATAGCAAGAAGGAGAAGGTGGAGAAGGAGGAGGTTCAGAGGCGCATCATCAACGAGGAGCCCAAGTTCGAGCACAAGAACTTCGACGCTGCCACCAAAGACATCATCCAGCAGTTCCTCAAGAAGAAGATAGATGAACGCCTTGGCTGCAA GGGTGACGACCCGAGGAAGCACGAGTGGTTCAAGTCCATCAACTTCCCTCGTCTGGAGGCCGGCCTCATCACTCCACCCTGGCAGCCAAAGCCCAACGTCGTCTACGCTAAGGACACTGGCGACATCGCCGAGTTCTCCGACATCAGGGGGATCGAGTTCGATGCGAAGGACGAGAAGTTCTTCAAAGAGTTCGGCACAGGAGCCGTGCCCATCCCCTGGCAGGAAGAGATGATTAACACGGGACTCTTCGACGAGCTCAACGACCCAAACCGGAAAGAGTCCTCGGCCGGCCTGGACGGCGACCAGAAGTCAGGAACCTGCACGTTGCTGTAA